Within Psychrobacter sp. AH5, the genomic segment TTTAATTGTAAATAAAAAGCTTGGGTAATGGTGCGTCCACGTGCGGAGCGATAAGGATCATCAAAGGTATGCTGACTGTGAAATGAGCCACGCAGTACTGGCTCTGGTACCTTGAGACGGGTCTCTTCGCGTAGCTCACGGATACAGGCATCAAATAGAGTCTCTTTGGGGTTGAGAAACCCGCCCGGCAAGGCCCAAAGACCACGTCCCGGCATACTGCGGCGCTCAACAAGTAAGATATGTCCAGATTGCACCACCAAAGCATCGGCGGTCATGAAGGTCGGCGGATAGGGCGCCGCTTCCCATTGTTTTTTATACTTATCAATAAATCCCGCCTCTTCATGCAAGCGCTGATACTCGCAGGTTTCTCTAAATTCGCTGAGCACTTGACGAGTCGCCTCAGGGGTACGCTCAGGGGTTGGCATCGCGCCCATCAGATAGCTATCACGAATAGGAGTGGCGGATAGATTATGATAGTTTGGCACCGAGACTGAGGCCCAATAAGGAAATAGCGATAAATAGTAAGAAGAGCTGTCTTTTGAATGACCGATAAGACCAATATCAGCGTTTAGATCGCCGGTAACCGAACGTACGCTAGCTTGGACATATTTAAGCCAGCGCGTGTCGTTATAAAGCGCGTCATCAAGCGCTACGCAGTGGATTCTATCCGCCTCAGCTTTTGCATAAGCGCCTTTGATCATAGCAGTGCGCTCGCTGACCGAAAAAGGATTGCGCAGACTACGCGGCAGATTAGCAGAGCCAATAAGTATAATAACCGCATCTGCGCGTTTTAGGGCTTCATTGATGACGGCCATATGCCCGCAATGAAAAGGCTGAAAGCGGCCGATAAAAACTAGATAATTATAATGTTTTTTATTATTTTTCTTGGCTGATGATTGGCTCATATAGCTCCATTCCCTACGACAAACTTATTTATTATGGCGACAAGTGTATGCAATGACGCTAATACTGACACAGCTTAAGAGTGGCTGACAAGTGTAAAGATGTTTTGTGGAAGCACAAATAGATGCTTTATAAAAAACCCCTCTAAAAATAGAAGGGCTTTATAGTGATTATTTATCAAGCTAAGACTGATCTATAGTGATTCAATCTTCTCTAGACCTTGTTGTTCAATGACGGCAGTCAAGCCATCATCAGCCTCCATACGTTTGATAAAGCCATTTATATTACTGTATTTGGATAAGTCAATCTCAAACTTCTTCGCCCAGGTTAGCGTTATATAGAGATAGACATCAGCCGTGGTTTTGGTGCCTGTTAAATAGTCCTGTTTACCCAATTGCTCATTAGGCAGTCTCATAAGATGAGCAATATTGTCTTTGGCTTTTTTCTTTAAGCTCTCTTGTGCCGCTTCTCCTTCCACAAAACCATCAGGACCGAACAGCGGCGCAAAAGCCTTGTGAACGTCAGCGTTAATAAAAGCTAACCAATGCATAATATCGGCTTTGCCCGCCGCTGAGGTATCCATACCAAAAATATTAGCCTCAGGATAATTGGCATCGATATAGACTTGGGTGGCGATATTTTGAGTGACGATGATGTCGGAGCCTTCAATGTTATCGACAATTGCAGGTACAGCGCCTTGTGGATTAATACGCAAATACTCTTCTGATTTGACTGAATCATGATCTAGCAACTCAAGCTCATAATCAGCGCCAGTCCACTCCAAAGCGGTATGCGGCACGACTGCGCAAGTCCCTGGTATGACGTATAACTTCATAATTTACTCCTGTTAATTATTGATTATCATTATAAAGTCTAAACAGCGAGCTTAGGTAAGTCCGTTACCTTCTGTGAAGTTAGTAATAATAGTTGTAGCGCTACTGATTAAGCTTAACTTGCATAGTTATCAATCCATGCAGCAACGGTAGGCCAAATCTCATTCGATGAATGGCGGCTCATTAGCACTCGCGTATGATCGTAATCTTCCAAATGACTGTTCGCCAACGAGTATTCGATAAAGACGTTATCAGCATTACCAAAATTATCAAAAAATAGCTTACAGCCGCGAGTAGGCGAGACAAAACGATCGCCTTTGCCGCTGATAGCATAGACAGGAGGAGTTATATCTACCATAGCTGCTCGATAATCAAAATACTGATTTTTATCTTTATCTTTAAGAAAGCTACTTTTAAAATTTTTCTGTAGATTCCAGTCATACCACTGGCTCATGGTGTAGTAGCTCTCGTTAAAAGGCCCTAAACCCAGCTTTTTGGCAGGTATATAGCCCAGTAACTTGGTGACTAATTTCAGTGCCAGTATTTGGGTGTATCTGATAGGAGTGGTTACGGCGCCGTAGGCTTGACAAGCAAAGGTGCTAATACTGTTTATTTTATCGATATAGTCAGGGTATTGGACTAAAAACATCGCCAGTCCAACACCGCCGCCGCTATGAGTCACACAGTGCAGGTTATCGAGTTTTAGCTCATCGAATAAATAGCAAAAAGTTGCTTCATAGTCATAAGTCGCTACCGTTTCGAAGTTAAATTCTTCGGTTGGTGAGGAGCTATGACCATGACCGCGCCATTCCATGACGTAGCAAGTATGACCTAATTGGCATAAGTAACTGGCAATTCCTAAACAGACTTTTTTATCTGAAAAAGTACCATGGGTTAAAAAGATGTTTTGTGCTTTATGCGCTCTATGCGTTGTAGACTTTTCACCAGCAGCCGTGACTTTCCAAACGGCAACTTGCTCATTATCTCTCGTAGTTACTAGCTTTAGAGTTTCGGTAATCATAAAAGCAGCTCAGGGCGATAAAGGGGGCAGAGTAAAAGCACTATCTTAACTTATTTTGATTAGTATATTTTTTACCTCTTTTTATTATTATAAAAAAGGCCAGTAAGAGAGTTGCTTACTGGCTGCTAATGGTTTTGTTTTTACAGTGCTTTGTTTTTTATAGTACTTTTTATAGTATTTAGCTAGTTTGCTTAGCTTTTATTGTATAACTCAGTTGCTTTTTAGTCCGCTTTACTAAATTCGTTAAATGACGCGACCGCCTCTGCTGCATACATCATCGAGGGGCCACCGCCCATATACACAAACGCCTAGAGTCTCAGCGACTTCTTGCTCTGTCGCGCCAAGTCTAACCAAAGCTTTGGTGTGAAAGCCAATACAAGCATCACAGCGACCGCCAACGGCTAATGCCAATGCAATTAGCTCTTTGGTTTTTAGATCAAGTACGCCATCAGCAGTGGCCGCGGCACTAAGCTGTGAGAAAGCTTTGGTGGTTTCGGGTATGTTTTTATGTAGCTTTGCCATGTTGGTGGAGACGTGTTTGGTGATATCTTTGAATGATTTACTCATGGGTTACTCCTCTTTGGTTTGACATTTAGACCATATATTTAATATTAATTATTATAATATATAAATAAATATATTATATCAAGCCCCTTAATGCGGATTTGTTATAAAATTAAAGCCAACAGAGAGTGAGTGAGAATGACTTAACAGTAAACTTTGTAAAGATAGGAGATACTTGAAACTAAAGTCATCGGCTACATATAAATGAACAGCTTAAAGCTTTGTTAGCGATAGTCCGTTAAGGTCAGAGCTACTTTTATGCAACGATTTTGTTAGTTTTTATTAATTCATAGTGGCGCAGTCGGAATTGGCTGTTTATTGCGTTATAATGAGCATACTGAACGTACAAAACCCTAGCTCGTTAGTATTGAACAATTCTAATAATAAATACTGATGATTTATAGACGGAT encodes:
- a CDS encoding bifunctional nicotinamide-nucleotide adenylyltransferase/Nudix hydroxylase translates to MSQSSAKKNNKKHYNYLVFIGRFQPFHCGHMAVINEALKRADAVIILIGSANLPRSLRNPFSVSERTAMIKGAYAKAEADRIHCVALDDALYNDTRWLKYVQASVRSVTGDLNADIGLIGHSKDSSSYYLSLFPYWASVSVPNYHNLSATPIRDSYLMGAMPTPERTPEATRQVLSEFRETCEYQRLHEEAGFIDKYKKQWEAAPYPPTFMTADALVVQSGHILLVERRSMPGRGLWALPGGFLNPKETLFDACIRELREETRLKVPEPVLRGSFHSQHTFDDPYRSARGRTITQAFYLQLKSDAEGLPKVKGGDDAARAFWLPLAELDAKMMFEDHYAIITKMVGL
- a CDS encoding glutathione binding-like protein; the encoded protein is MKLYVIPGTCAVVPHTALEWTGADYELELLDHDSVKSEEYLRINPQGAVPAIVDNIEGSDIIVTQNIATQVYIDANYPEANIFGMDTSAAGKADIMHWLAFINADVHKAFAPLFGPDGFVEGEAAQESLKKKAKDNIAHLMRLPNEQLGKQDYLTGTKTTADVYLYITLTWAKKFEIDLSKYSNINGFIKRMEADDGLTAVIEQQGLEKIESL
- a CDS encoding alpha/beta fold hydrolase, with the protein product MITETLKLVTTRDNEQVAVWKVTAAGEKSTTHRAHKAQNIFLTHGTFSDKKVCLGIASYLCQLGHTCYVMEWRGHGHSSSPTEEFNFETVATYDYEATFCYLFDELKLDNLHCVTHSGGGVGLAMFLVQYPDYIDKINSISTFACQAYGAVTTPIRYTQILALKLVTKLLGYIPAKKLGLGPFNESYYTMSQWYDWNLQKNFKSSFLKDKDKNQYFDYRAAMVDITPPVYAISGKGDRFVSPTRGCKLFFDNFGNADNVFIEYSLANSHLEDYDHTRVLMSRHSSNEIWPTVAAWIDNYAS